The following DNA comes from Grus americana isolate bGruAme1 chromosome 22, bGruAme1.mat, whole genome shotgun sequence.
cttacCCCGTCCAGCGCCTCCCGACAGCCCTCATGGCAGAGACACTCCTGCGCCTTTGACCTGACCCCCTTCCATTGTGCTCAAGGGACATTTTGTGGGTTCCAGCTTGAGCCTGGCTCTGTGCTCACCTCCTCGTGGTTCTTCTTCAGATAAGCCAGCTCCTCCTTCAGGTTCTCGATCTGCATCTCCAGGTCTGCTCTGGCCAGGGTCAGCTCATCCAGGACCCTGCGCAGGCCGTTGATGTCGGCCTCCACGCTCAGGCGCAGAGCCTGCTCCGTCTCAAACCTGGGAACACAAGTACAGTCATAAAAGTCACACAGGATCTTGTCCAGCTGGGCACAGAGCccttcagtgctgctgctggcattgTGTCAGCACTGCATGATCCTGACGATGCATGGACACCATTCTGATGGTGAATGGTCATGAACGCAGGGGAACAACTGATGAAACAGTGTCCATCTCAGTCCACAACATCACCTTGCTCCTGATATTGCTGGGCCTTGTTACTGGGTCTGGGCTTTGCTGAGCTATGCACACACAAATTAAATGCACAGCAGAGATACAGGGCAAGTTCTCTGCACAGGAGAGGTTGTACCACAGAGGGACAAGCAATGGGGATAAAATAGCGAAGTTTTGGATGGAAGCAAAACAATCCCTAAATGTCTATAGATATAGATAACTTCCTGCTTTGGAAATTACTCCTTCATTCTGAAGGCTTTGTTTCCACATTGCCCTTTTGGGGTTGGATGGGATTTTCTCCTCATTTCATCAAACGCCTCTGCAGACTTTGCTCCATTTTCCCAGGAAATGCGGCTTACTTGGTCCTGAAGTCATCAGCTGTCAGCCTGGCATTGTCAATCTGCAGAAGGAGGTTGGCATTGTCAACGGTGGCCACCAGGACCTGGAGCGGAGGATAAAGAAAAAGCACTAAATGAGTGTCAGGAACTCCTCCCACCTGACCAAGGGATGGGAGCACAAGCGAGACTGTCAGGACAGGAATAGTTTTGGGGATGCTTGGGGTTTCCTTGGCAGAAGTGTGTATGGAATCGGGGTGAGTGAGCTGAGACTGACTGCAGGAAGGGGCTGATTGCTCTGTGACCTCCCCTTTCCAAAAATCTTTCAGTAAGTATTTCAAAAGGCAGCATGAAGCCACGTCAGATGAGTGAGATCTGATGATGGCATTTGTTCCCATGCTCCAGGGCAGGTGCTGATGATGCAAGGGTCAAGGAGGAATCACCTGCTCCCACATCCACTGCACCGTGCGGCTCTTCTGGCAGGACAGATGGACCAAGCAGGGTGCTTGTGCTCCACAAACCTTGTGCCCATTTGTTCAGGGATGGATTTAATTTGTCGACTGCAGAAATGGAGCAAAATGCAGTGAGCAGGTGCCTACAGCTTCGGATTTTTATATTACAGAACCGGGAGCAAATAATCCACACTGAGAGAAGATTCAGGTCAGAGTTTGGAAGGACATCAGCTACGGTGccaaggagagggagggaaaatgGATTCCCTGCATCATTTGCCAGCACTCCTGCAGCTCCGGCTGCACACCGCCTTCCTTCACGTTTTCTGGGGGCAATTCATATGTAAGAGGTAACAGAGAAGAACAAAGTCAGCTCCTGAGTACTTCCTCCGAAATGGGATGGTGGGAATCAGCTCAGGACTGAGAGAAAtccccccagagctgcctgggtTGGTGGGTTTGCAGCGAGCCTGGCCTGGGGCAGTGACTGCTGAAAGGAGGCAAAAAATTTGTTATTGGTCAgttccttctgtttctctttagCACCTACATCCCATCAGTACAGAGGAGCTGAAACAAGTTTGCAAATTCTTTGACCGAATGTTTACAAATATGACATCAGCGTTTCAGTTCACACACACCTACAACTTTCCCTGCACACTCATTTTAAATTCTCCTAAAATATGCATTATCAATGTAGACTTGTCTCTTAGTCTTCATTTTTGCATTATGTCCTTTTACATCTGCTTCTTCCAGTGAAAACTGCCATTTGTTCCATCTAGAAGGATGCAACCAAAAGCTGAGATTGAGAAATCTCTGATTTGCAGCCTGACACTCTGCATGTGCATCTGAGACACTCTGTTACTGCTTGCTAATTACAGAAGTAGCAGCCAGTGTTTCTGCTTCCTCTGATAACAGGAATCCCACTGTGTTAATCACAGCATCCTACCTTGTTCCTGAGCTCCTCGATCGTCCTGTAGTAGGGGCTGTAGTCACGGTCTGGACCAGGTCCCTGCTTCTTGTACCATTCCCTGATCTTGACCTCCAGGTCAGTGTTGGCCTCCTCCAGCGCACGCACTTTGTCCAGGTAGGCGGCCAGGCGGTCGTTGAGGTTCTGCATCGTCTCCTTTTCGCCAGCCGGAAGGATGCCATCGCTGCCTCCAAAGCCGCCTCCAAAGCCGCCTCCAAAGCCACCTCCGAAGCCAGCCCCAAAGCCAGCCCCATAGCTACCCCCAAAGCCACTGCCGAGGCCCCCTCCTACGCTGCTGCAGTAGCTGCCCCCGTAGCCACTTCCGAGCCCCGAGACAATGCGGGAAGAGACGGAGTAGCTGCCAGAGCCTCCGTGGACGCTGGGGGCTCTGTAGCCTCCTCCCCCAGCACGCATGGAGGAAAGCCTGCTGGAGCCTCCCCCCAGGCCACCGAAGCCCTtgagggaggtggaggaggagtaTTGCCTGACAGTGGTGCTCATGGCGAAGGCTGGCGGAGGGCTGGAGAGAGACACCCGGCTCGGCAGCGCAGACAGCGAGTGCTCGCTTCCCCCTGGCTTGGAGCCCTTTATAGCTGGGGCAGGAGGCGTTGCCGGCGCTTTTCATCACCTCTGACAGCCAGAGCCAAATTTCAGAatcatcatttttctctccccaatTTCATGTCTTTTGTCACATGCACTACGGCGCACACAGGATCTGCTCCTTCCGCTGTAGTTCCCAGCACCCGGCATGATTCAGACCGAAGGCTCCTTGCTCACGGCTACGTTTTAGCATTTCTCTGTTGCACCTGAGACGCAGTGGTGCTCGCTCCAGCTCCACCCCGCTACTCCTTCATGAAGTAACACAAGTGAATCCTCTGTGATATGCCAAGTTGCTAGATCATTAAAAATCTACAAAtctatttatttgctttttaaaacagtctAAAGGCAACGAAAGCTGCTGACTTAAGAGCTCTGCACATCCATAATCTTTATATGGGCCAACCCAAAGCCAGATGGAAATTTTCCCGTCAGGACCTCTATCCCAGGACAAGCACAGACCTGGCAGTATCTGTATACTGATACCGTATTTGGCAGAAATCTTGGAGctcaaaagagaagaaactccAGTAGTTTCTTCTTACGCACTGGTATACAGAGACTGGAAAGTCCCTACAGACGTGGACTTTTGGTCAGTTTAAAAGGCAGACGCCTGATGTTTCCCAGTGGCGCCTGCTTTGCTGCATCACCTTTCACAAACTCCACAGAAGCAGCCTCTGACTTCCAAAAGATTTGCAGAAGCTAAAAACTTTGGTGCCGCAATTTCTTCTATCTCATTGCTGAGGCAGGGTTTCATGCTTAAATAGTCtaaatcagagaaaaagaatttgaagcTGCATTAGATACCCACTGCCAAGACACGTTATGTGCAATTTCTCGTGGGAAGAGCAGGATCAGCCCTGACCAGTGCTTCGGCCTGCCTGCAGACAGGCTTTTCCCTACACATTTGCAGCTGAAGACACGATGCTAACGTAACTCAGCAGCACCTGTATCAAAAGGACGGATGGGCGAAGTGCGACGCACGCAGCAGCGAGGAGCAAGAACACCGCGACCACCTGCGAAGCAGAGGGTTTAGACAGGACACCGCAGGAGGGATGCCCAGGGATGAGGCAATGCAGCCACCCCGATAGCCACGCCTGCGCCGTGCTATTAAGGGATTGAGCACAGTGATTATAGTAATGCAGCTGGACAGGTATTAGCGtgaaaagagcagcagagaaccAGGAAGGGAGACACTACactgttttattctttgttgggaaaacaaaaaaaaaaatccctctacTGATGTGGCGCCAGGTCTTACAGTGTACAGTGGAAAATCGCACACCCAACCTGCCGGCCTGCCTGGCTCCAGCGATGTCATTCTCGGATAagagaagttattttttcttttagcagagGTGCCTGCGAGGTAGTGAAAGAGAGTTATAGGGATTAGGAACCCTTTTGTGCTTTCTCTCTTCTGGTGATCTCCTTCCTTCCCGGGGCCCCTCTGGCTGTTTTCACATTCTAATGCACTTAAGTGATTTTGGAGTTGCTAAAATGTTCCCAGAGCCTCACCCTTGGTAATTCATAGTGCCTCCTTTCTTTCATCTGTTCCCTGAAGGACACAATAACAACAACGCTTTATCTGCATCGCTGTTAGATCTCAAGGGTTTAATAGGGAGTCACGTTCTCTTTCTTTAGCAGCTGGCAGGAGAGGTGGGGTGATTTTTCTGGGCGGCCACCGAGGAAGCAGCTTAACCAGAAACAGATTCCAGATCCTCTTAGCGGAGGGTAGCACTGCCTCAGAACTGATTGGCTTCAGATTTGGGTTTTTGACTCCCCAAGCTGCAACATCTGGGGATTTGGGATGCACGCATGCCCCGTCCCTCAGAGagctgggggaaaggaggggaccTGGGAACGACCCACCGCTGGCAAATGGCAGGGCGTGCAGATGATGGTGCTCAGCTTGCAGCAAAGTCCTGGGGCAACCTGGCAGGGTGAAGATCAGTGTTCCCGCTGGCCCGCTTCCCTCCGCAGTGGGGGGTACGGGATTACCCAACAGCTGTCGTGTGGGAGCTGCGCTTAAGTGCCATTCCTTGGCCACCCTTGCTCTGCGTTCTTCCAGATGCGCTCGCTTTGCTCACGGTTGCTCTAGCAAACACCCTCCCACTCCACATGGGCCCCTCACATGGCCCAAAAACTCTACTGTGAGCTCTGTCCCCCCGCTCAGGTCACCCCCACATTTTAGGCCAAGTTAGGAGTCAGTCTGAAGGTGACAACTGCCATGAGACGAAGCAAAGCCCTGCCACAGCCCCACAGGCAGGAAATACCTGGGTTTAGGGCTCCTTGTTCTGTATTATCACCACCTCGGTccatttttcagctcttttatTACAGCTGGCACAGGAGCCTAAGAGGAGATCTGGAGATCGTCCTGCAATATCAACTTTTTCTGGTCTATTCTGATCAACGTTCTTGCCAGTCAGCTGCCCCAAACCAGCCCCGCTCTTACAAGAGAAACCCTTAGCACCAAGTTCTGTCGGCAGAGCGTGATTATACAGAGGAACGTGCACCACTTCGGCTATTTCATGTTACCAGAATTCAATCTCCCAGGCTCTCCTGAAACACTCACCCACAATAAATTCCCTTGagatagaaaaaagaaaaaaaaaaaaaccacgtCATAATGTTCAGGAGATGGTATCGGAGTCTGTTCCAGCAAGAAGCATGCCGTAGATGCTATCTCTCCCTCAGGTGTGCTGCAGGGGGAAAGGCAGAACTGAACTCCTCCGGTTCGCATAGGAAGGGAGGTGAAATTATGGGTTAGGAGTGGACAAGCAGTGCACACAGTAACCCACTGTGGTAAGGGCTGGTGTGAAAAGGCCAGGGTCAGTGAGTTGCATTTGCCTCAAACAATAGCACTTAATTGTGCTTTTAAAGCCATGAATAAGAACTAATTAGGAGTCATTGGGTTTCCCCTGTGGGCCAGCTTCTCCCAAGTGCCTTTCACAGCAATTCGCAGCTCAGTAGAAACCAGCTGAAGGATCCAGCCCTGGGAAAGATGTCTCCTGCATGGAAGGAATGGCAGGCACAGGCTTTACCCTTGCCAACAGGTTTTCTCTGTAAGTTTGAACAACACCAAAATGGGTAACAAATATATCAAGGTGTGGAGTGAAATATGCTGTCTCTGTTTCTATCTCAGCTGCTAATTCTTCATCATCTGCTAGGACATGTCCTGACAGCCCCCCCCACATTATCTGGAAAAAAGCAATCCTAGATCTGTTACCATGAAAGGAAACTTGATGGTGTGTGTGCAATGGAAACTCCCCTCCGGGCAGGCTCAGGGCGTTTAGCCATCAGCCCGCCAGCGGAGCGGAGCCAAGGCTGGCCCGAGCTGCAGGGTGCTGCGTGATGCTCACCCCGTTTGAtcccctgctgcctgctgtgctgcctgcaggatgGAGGGGAGACGGGCAGCACGGCCTCGTCCCCTTTAGCTGTAGAAGCGGAGGAGGTGGTAGTGGAGCCAGCAAGGTGAGGACTGACTGGAGGGAAGACAAGGGGGGTGACTCTGCACTGTCCTTCTCTGGGCTCCGAACTGGCTCCTGCCAACGGTGAAGCCAGACCTTGCTCTGCTTCGACCGGCAGCGCCGTGTCAGGGCGCACTGGGCTCTCGGGaggctttttctcctctcagtgAATGTGAACAAGGATGATGCTCCTCCGTGTTGGCCCGTGCGCCAAGCTGTTCGCAGAGCATCAGGCGAGGTCCTGGCCCTGTGTCATTCGGTGCTTCACAAGCCGTCTCCACCAGTGAGCACCTTGCTGGAGCACAGACCTGCTCCCCGGCCTGAGACCCGCTCTGCCCGTTTCGGCACAGTGTGTGCCAAGGCGATCCCCTTACGGGAGTGATTCCCAGTGAATCAGTGCTGCGAACGCTGCCAGTTCACACGCTCCGTTGCTCAGCTGGGCAGTGCGGAGCGATGCGGTTATCTCTGCTTCACTACAGGGATCACAGACGGGCTGTCAACAGACGGTTCAAGCTCTTcccccaggtcctgctgcagttATTCATCCTCGGAGCCACCCAAGGGCTGTGACCACCCATCGTGCTGTCAGCTCACCCAACCGAAGGCTGGCTGAgcattgcttttctgctggcatGTTTTAGCAATAAAGATACTGAATGCTTTTGATCACAACCAGTTTTGTCTCCAAGAACTGGCTCAGCCCTTCTGCTCCTGCTTGGGGACGAGGAACCCATTCCAGCGAGCTCAGTGCTGTGAGCAGCTCGGCTCCCTCTTTCCCTGAAAAGGGCTTTCTGGTGACATCCTGGTGTGTGTGCTCCAGCTCGGGCTCAGGCCAGTAACGATATGCAGAGCCATGGACCAGAGATGGGGAGTCCCTGGTCTGGAGCCCCAGGGCGAGCTGCCCTGCAGCGGGTGCAGGACCAAGGCTCTCCCTGTGAATCTCCCTGAGCTGCAGTCAGAGGCATGCCCAGAGTCGTTCCAGCTGGCAAAGGGAGGACAGACGGACCACAAATCAGTGCGTGTTTTACCCTagacaaaagaatattttttgtgtCTGAGCAGAGCTGGACTCCCAAGCTATCACCAATTGCTTTAGCTGTATCACCACAGAAAACACCAACCCTTGGAGTTTCCCACgttattttttcagtgtctgtCTTCCAGATAGCAAGCAGCTCTTGCATTTCCTCATGTCTCATTCTGTCAGTGTGGAAATACGATCACACCCTGTCCATTCCTCTCCCCTCGCTGGGCacggcagagcaggcagggagctgcacaCCTACTCTCCCATGCTGACTATAGGCAACAGGCAGTGGCTCCTGCATTCATTCTGCGCCCACACCTGCTGCACCTACGGTGACTCCAGGCCAGGTCTCCATGACACAGATGGGAACCCTGGCTTGGGGACATTCGTGACGCTGGCAGTGGGGTGGGGCAGGTACTGGCATCAGCCTGGAGACGCTTGTGCTCACAGAGGGGCAGGAATCGCGATCATCTGCctcatttttctccctgctctggAGTGCGGCCGGTCATGCCAAAGGACCCCGGGTGGATGTGCCAAGCCCGTTGTTGGTGACAGGCACTCCACCAGCCCCGTGACTACTCCACGGCAGCCTCTGCCGGGATTTAGTGCGCTCCCGCTCCCAGGGCTTGTCCTGGCCTCTGTGCAGACCCACCCCACGCACACAGCCCCGACGACGCAGGAGGATGGGCACGAGCGATGGAAACAGCCCCCATGGACCGTGCTTTTCTAGCGCTGTCCCCAGGGGAAGCCCCTCTCCCCAGGTGGGACCCTGGCTCAGTTTGGCCCCTCTGGAGGAGGGCTTTGGTGTGGCCCCACACATAGGATTTGCTGTGTGTTCTGgtcccctcccaacctcccTTTCTCTTGCTCCTCAAGGGCTGATGGCTGCAGTGGCTGTTGCTGGTAAGAAGGCAGCGAGGCTCCTGCCGTGGCCCGGGTGCAGCAGGATCTGCTCACCTTGTGCACGTGGGGGGACGGAGGGGCAGCGCTCCCAGGAGGCCACCGTGGCTGCAGGGAAGGTGCCCAGCCGTGAAAGCCATTGCACAGGGGAGATGCGCCGCGCTGCCCCAAAGCAGTCCCTGTAACCAGGCAGCGCTGTTGCTTCCCACAGGGTTGTAATTACGTGGCCGCTTGTTAATCCATACTTGGCAGGCAGTTTTCTGAAGTCATTAACAAGAGTGAAACATTCCATGCCTACCAGAGGTCCCCAGCCATAAACCTCCCCCCATCCATCCCCAGCTTCCCTCCAAGGAccagagccccccccagcctcacCGCCCCCACCCGCGGCTCTGCCAACCCCCCCTGCAGCATCCGCAGGACCACGCTCCCTGCTCCCCGCTCGTCCCTCGCACCGTGCCCCGCAGGTCTCCTGGCTGAAGTCCACAGCTCCACCTCGGAGCACTAATGGTTTTCTGTACATGagttgaaagagaaaagacaaagccGGCCTGTCAGCTGGGTGTCTGGCATGAGGCAATTACCTGCCTGGGCTTGGCACAGCGCTCGGCTCGGCTCTCTCGCCTGGAGCGTGGCTGATCCTCCTGATACTGCAACAGTAATTATGAGCTGCCGCTTTGGAATCAGCTCTTTTGCctctggtttttggttggtttgtttttttaatataaataactGTGCTCAACCAGTCACTGCAGGGAAGAGCAAATGCTTGTGATTAAACTTCATCCCTGTTTCACTGCACCATATCGCGTAGACGCGCGTCTGCATAGCCAGGGCCTGTGCCGGTTTGGGGTGGCGGGTGCTGCTCAGCTTGGTGGCGTAGCCTGGCCAGCTGGGCCCCGACAACCATGCCCCCACCTCCCGGCACCGCATGGTGCAGAGCCCGGCGCCAGCTGAGCATCCTTTGGGCAAAGCAGCCGCCTGGCCTCGCAGCATCGGCAGCGCGACGTGTTGGGAGCCTTGGTGCTGTCGGTGCGTCCGGCCCTGCGGGGAGCACCAGGAGGGCCCCGCGCCAAGCTGAGGGGAACGATGGGGTGTGCagtggggagctgggctggacCTGCACAGGGCACATATTGAGGACTGCGCTGGGGATCTGCGAGGGGCTGTGCACCAAGGACCTGCCCTGCACCGGGGACCCACCGGGGGCTGTGCACTGGGTTCCCGCCCTGCCCCGGGACCCACCGGGGGCTGTGCACCGGGGACCCACCGGGGGCTGTGCACCGGGTTCCTGCCCTGCGCCGGGATCCGTGCTGGGGACCCGCGGGGGGGCTGTGCACCGGGGACCCCCCGGGGGCTGCGCACCGGGTTCCCGCACCCtgccccgggacccgccggctCGCGCTGGGCCCGCTCTGGTCGCGCGGCGCCGGAGGGCGCAATCGCTGCGCACGGGCGCCCCCTGCTGGCAGCACGCGGCGCGGCGGGACGGACGCGGCTGCGGGGCcccgggggtgcgggggggtggggagcaggggggtgctggggggagcagggcgggctgctgggggggctgaGGTGTGCAGGGGTCCCGCCAGGGTGTGCAGGGGGTGCTGCAGTGTGGGCAGCCGttctctgcctgcacccagTGCCGCTCCCCGCAAGGGGCTCCCGCAGCGTGGGGGACGTGGGGCACGCCGTGCCTGGGGCCCACTGTGTGTGCAGCCCGCTGGCAGCAccctgcagagaggcagggCACGGACCACCACACCGGTGAGGCTTCATGCATCACATTGGGGCCGGATGCACCACTCGGTGCTGGTCCCGGCCAGGCCCCTGGGTTCTGCCTTCATTCtgtgccccagcagccccgcaggcaggcaggcaggcaggcagcgccTGCTCCCGCTCTTggtgcaggcagagccaggcGCTGAGACGGCGCCTGCGTCctgccaggcagagctgggcctTCACCCTGCTCGGGTGGAGAGGGGAGGACGCAAGTGTGAGCAAGTGTGTAAGGGTGTGCATGCATGTCTGTAGGTAGTTCTGACTCGTTGCCACAGATGGCACCACTCGCTGCTCACGGTGCCGAGAGGCTGGCTGGGAAGAGTCGCTCTGGCACCCGGCTgtggctgcagcccctgcaCTGCCACGAGGACACGGCGTTTCAGtggctgctgtctctgctctgctgcagccgaCGGCCCTCAGTCACACGCCTGTTACCGACCCCCAGCTGCACAGCAAAAACACGCAGAGACCCGGCCGTGGTGTGCAGGAGCAGTGCAAGGCTCCTTCCCAAGTGAATCCCCTCTGGGGGTGCCCTCAGAGTGCTCACCCCGAGCCCCTGGCCACGAGCCGCCGTGCCAGGGCCCTGAAGCAGCCTGGCCCCGGCGCGTGGCTCCGGCTCTGGCTGTACGGCTGCACAGCCCTCCCCTGAGATGAGCCACACACTGTCAGCCCCATGCAATGGCCTGGGTTTTTTCATAGCCCCACGAGCTGAGGCCCTTTGGCATCTGCTGCCTCACAGCTGCCAGAAAGATGTCCGCTGGCCCCGTGGCAACATCCTGGGGatggtgcctgcagagctggtCAGCGTGAGGGAAGCTCGAGGCAAGGGCCAGAccaggctgcagcccagcctgtgTTCTGCACAGCCAGACCCATCCCGCAGAGCCAGAGAGGTGCCTTTCTCTGGGTCTGCTGAGACCCGGGACTGGGAGGCTGCCCGCCCCGGCATGGAGAAGGCTTTGTcccctggggagggcagggagggcagtgTCTGGGTGTCCAGTCACCCCATGGGACATCCAGCCTGGAGAACACGGAGCTCCGTGCCTTCACGAGCGCAGTGGGGTGCACCCACCCAGCACCCCGACTGCGGGTGCTCCCCTCCACGCCGCCCAGCCTTGCCACCCCCGCCATCCCCATGAGTCAGCGTGCGCGttcctggggcaggaggggacatGTGCgctgcagggacaggcaggctgCGTCACCCCCCCTCTTGCTCCCAcgcctggggctggggcggcCCAGCTCCAAGCTGAGACTTGCCTGACTAATTACAGGGGAGATGAGGACTTCAGAGGATTTACATTCCACCCGGGCCACACCTGGGAAACAACTTTCACCATCAGCCCATTCCTGAGAAAAACTTTCCACCTGCGTGGCCAGCTGCAGTCCTGCCCAGGGAGTCCAGCGGGCTCAGGGGACGGGGCAGGGGGCTTCCATCAGCCCCATCTTGGGTTTGTCATGGGTGCTGCAGACAGCTCGTCCCCTCTTCTGCTGCCCCAGGAGCTTCTGCAGGCTCTGGGGAGGGCTAGTGCCTTTGTTCCCTGTGCGGGGGACGGTGCAGCTCAGCGCCCCGACACAGCTGGGGTCCAACCATGCTTCCCCGAGGGGTCAGGGTGTGTGGGTCTTGGTGACTGGGAGCAGGGGGGTTTGCACCAGCATCCCCAAGAGATTGGAGCCTCATGGGTGGCCAGCCAGGCCCTTCACTTTTGCTCCCCGGTGACTGCCCGGGACACGGGGCTTGGACCCAGGGTTGTTGTGAGGGACGGGGACTCGTGGGACTCGCTGGGGTGGAGGGGCCATTTCTGCTCAGGGCACTTCTGTCCTGCCCACAGCCAGCAGGCACTCAGCGCTCCCCAAATTACAGACAGGGCTGGACCCGCCGAGCCCCTTCAGACACATCTGTCCCTCCTGGCTGGGAAAACAGTGGGGAAAGACGCAAATCCCTCCTGTCCCCCATGAACATGGAGAGACACAGGCAGCCGGTTCCCTGAGCCAGCTTTGCTGCACAGCCCTCACCAGAGCTGCCTGCTTCGTCCTCCTCCAACCACTGCCGTGTTTCCCACCCTGGGCCGGTGGCCCAGCATTGAAGCCACCGTGGGATTGCTGGGACACCAGGACTGCCggtcctgctgcaggctctgaCCGGTGCGTGCCGCAGCGGCCTGGGCTGAGCACCAGCAAAAGCTGTCGCAGGAATGTGAGTGTTACTGCAGCAAGGCTCTGTGCCCAGCACCGGGCCATGGCTCATTGGCAAGACCAGGGACATGGTTCACACCAGCCAGGCCAGCGCGGCACATGGCACAGAGCCGGCACCGCCAGCCGGGCAGCGAGCCCTTCATGTCCTGCAGCACGGGGCCTGGGAGTTGAGGCTCAGTCCCGCCACGCACGGTGCGGGGGTCCCACGGCAcggggctgccccgtgctcAGACCGCGGTTCCCCACCTGCGTCCTCTCCCCATGTCCCTCACTCTGCAGACGGGGTGCTGGGACCCCAACACCATCCAACGCTGCTGGGCTTTGGAGCGTCGGCTTTGCAGTGTCCCGGGGCTGTCGGCCGCAGGCCAGCTGGGGGTAACAGAGGCCATTTTggccccaccccccccccgggagctTCTGGGAACGGGCAGCGTCAGCACAGCACCAAGTCCAAGGTGTTTTGCAATCAGGAGGGAGCGGGTGGTTTCCTTATTAGGCAGCGCAGCGGCGGCGTCTCCCCGGGGCGAGCGGGCGGTATGGCGGCACACCCGGCTGGCAGCGCCTGCGAGGGCGGTGGCGGCGCAGGCAGTGCTGACATGGGAGATGGGAACGCACAGGCAGGCCCCCGCCTCGCTAATCACAGCCTGGTGCTGGGCGTGGGGACAAGCTGCGGCAGGGACGCGGCAGAGCGGCCGTGTCAGCTGAAACAACACTGGGCTGACGCACCTGCAATTTGCCCCAtcgcccgccggccccggggggggtcTCCTGCCCCGCTGGGCAGCCCCCATCCCCTGGGTCATCTTTGCTTCCAGCGAGGTTGATGTGCTCAGAAAGGGCCCCCGGGTGGGGAAGGCTGTGAGAGGGGGTATTTATTCCTGATCCTGGGTAAGGACCAAAGGCAAAGACTGAAATTCAGCCGGAGCTtgtcctggagcaggagggCCATGGGGGACCAGGGTGCTGGGCAGCGCCTCCACCTCCAACCTCAGCCCCACGGGGTTTCACCCAAATCTGTCCCCAGCCTGGCGAGAACCTGCTGCCAAGCTGGTGTGCCGCAGCCTCGGGGCCAACACCGGCCCCAGCACCCAGACCCAGGGCTTCCCTGTGCCCCCAAAACCTGCTCGATCCGCCAGCCCTTCCTGCCCCATGCCAGGCCAGCTGCCGTGGCTCTACCTCCCGGCCAGCGCCAGGCTGAGCCCGTGGCAGGAGTGCAGCAAAAACTGCAACGGAGCCGCTTGTGGAAAGGCAATGGCTCCATCTTGACCTGGTTGTCCCGGGAAGCCCCGTGCCACGGGCAAGCACGGTGGCTGTCGGGAATGCCGAGCACATGGCggctgagcagtgctgttaCCACAATGCCTGTGCCCGGGGGCCGCAG
Coding sequences within:
- the LOC129195436 gene encoding keratin, type I cytoskeletal 14-like isoform X1, with protein sequence MSTTVRQYSSSTSLKGFGGLGGGSSRLSSMRAGGGGYRAPSVHGGSGSYSVSSRIVSGLGSGYGGSYCSSVGGGLGSGFGGSYGAGFGAGFGGGFGGGFGGGFGGSDGILPAGEKETMQNLNDRLAAYLDKVRALEEANTDLEVKIREWYKKQGPGPDRDYSPYYRTIEELRNKVLVATVDNANLLLQIDNARLTADDFRTKFETEQALRLSVEADINGLRRVLDELTLARADLEMQIENLKEELAYLKKNHEEEMNALRGQVGGEISVEMDAAPGIDLTKILAEMREQYESLADKNRRDAEQWFFSKTEELNREVAINTEQLQSGKTEITELRRTIQSLEIDLQSQLSTKAALEGTLADTEARYGTQLAQLQGLITSVEEQLAELRCDMERQNHEYRVLLDVKCRLEQEIATYRRLLEGEDAHMSSHYISQPVKEAPITTRQIRTIFEEVQDGKVISSREQITQSAH